Proteins from a single region of Undibacterium sp. KW1:
- a CDS encoding ABC transporter permease gives MTAYILRRLWQMAPTMLGVILLVFFLFNWVGGDPAYILAGKMSNAEQIANIRTQLGIDQPYYVQLWIFIKQIVTFNFGNSWSTGEAVSSIIGTRLGPSLTVLIPLTIIETIIAIALALAIAFKRGSLTDRGVMIACTVGMSVSILVYIIVGQYFFAYKLGLFPVQGWGNHFAENLFKYSALPILIALAVGVAPNLRLFRTFVLDEVNQDYVRTARAKGVSESRVKWVHVLRNASIPIITHVMSNLPALLIGAFLIERFFSIPGIGREVILAVERSDFPVIKAITVYVAAATMFFNLLTDLLYQAVDPRVQLK, from the coding sequence ATGACCGCTTATATACTGCGCCGCTTATGGCAGATGGCACCGACGATGCTGGGTGTCATCCTGCTGGTGTTTTTCCTGTTCAACTGGGTGGGTGGCGACCCGGCTTACATCCTGGCAGGCAAGATGTCGAATGCCGAACAGATTGCCAATATCCGTACCCAGTTGGGCATCGACCAGCCCTACTACGTACAGTTATGGATTTTTATCAAGCAGATCGTCACCTTCAACTTTGGCAATAGCTGGAGTACTGGTGAGGCCGTGTCTTCTATCATAGGCACACGCCTTGGCCCTTCACTGACAGTACTGATACCGCTGACGATTATCGAAACAATCATCGCCATTGCGCTGGCGTTGGCAATTGCCTTCAAGCGTGGTTCATTGACAGACCGTGGCGTGATGATCGCCTGTACCGTTGGTATGTCGGTCAGTATTTTGGTCTATATCATCGTTGGTCAGTATTTCTTTGCCTACAAACTGGGGCTGTTCCCGGTACAGGGCTGGGGTAATCATTTTGCCGAGAACCTGTTCAAGTACTCTGCCCTGCCTATCCTGATTGCCTTGGCCGTGGGTGTGGCACCTAACCTGCGCCTGTTCCGCACCTTTGTGCTGGATGAAGTGAACCAGGATTATGTGCGTACCGCCCGCGCCAAGGGTGTTAGCGAAAGCCGCGTGAAATGGGTGCACGTCTTGCGTAATGCATCGATACCTATCATCACCCATGTCATGTCCAACCTGCCGGCCTTGCTGATTGGTGCCTTCCTGATTGAGCGTTTTTTCTCCATCCCTGGCATAGGCCGTGAAGTGATACTGGCAGTGGAGCGCAGTGACTTTCCCGTGATCAAAGCGATCACCGTGTATGTCGCAGCAGCCACCATGTTTTTTAATTTGTTGACCGATCTGCTGTACCAGGCGGTTGATCCACGCGTACAGTTGAAATAA
- a CDS encoding ABC transporter substrate-binding protein: protein MKSTHPFQHKLTRTGMAICLVLAGLMSSTLPLQAQAAKPEFADPEKVLRTIFPVAETGFDPAATRDLYSNAINEAIFERLFTYDYLASPAKIIPETADGMPEISADGKTYTIKLKKGIYFTPDAAFNGKKRELTVDDYVYSFKRIMDPKIASTHVWLLEDKIAGLDQLAAQAKKSGKFDYSAKVPGLEVVDKYTLRIHLTRPDFNLPMILAYTAMSAVAREVIEKYQDVQGAAMANPVGTGPFKLTEWVRGSKMVLDANPDFHTTIWDFQASSDPNDQKIIAAMKGKRMPQIGRVVVNVILEDQSRLLAFQKDEIDLFQLYGGLAPQVLNGPDLKPEFVKRGIQMSRIVDPELTIYYWNMQDPVFGGLSKEKVALRRAMAMAHNVEEEIRIVDNGHAIPLQYPIPPGVVGHDPNYKSSIQYNPAAANALLDKFGYKKGKDGYRTMPDGSPLEIVHTAQTESRGHLQAEVWKKSYDGIGIRMRAEFRPFAEILKAEKQCQLMQRISPWIADYPDGDNFMQLFYGKNIHMNNNGCVTIPEYDKLYEQSQKLAPGPERDLLYHKMTRIMELYAAQRLGYARHRMMLSQPRVIGHKKHPIMHIEWMQIDIDKNK, encoded by the coding sequence ATGAAGTCCACTCATCCGTTTCAGCACAAGCTGACCAGAACAGGTATGGCAATCTGTCTGGTACTAGCCGGTCTGATGTCATCTACCCTGCCCTTGCAGGCGCAGGCCGCCAAACCTGAATTTGCTGATCCGGAAAAAGTGTTACGCACCATTTTCCCTGTTGCCGAGACTGGCTTTGATCCTGCTGCAACACGTGACCTGTACTCCAACGCCATCAATGAAGCGATTTTCGAGCGTCTGTTCACTTACGATTATCTGGCGAGCCCGGCAAAAATCATTCCCGAAACAGCCGATGGCATGCCAGAGATTTCTGCCGATGGAAAAACCTATACCATCAAGCTGAAGAAAGGCATTTACTTCACCCCTGATGCAGCCTTCAATGGCAAAAAACGTGAACTGACGGTGGATGACTATGTATATTCATTCAAACGCATCATGGACCCGAAAATCGCTTCTACCCATGTCTGGCTGTTAGAGGACAAGATCGCGGGGCTGGATCAACTGGCGGCACAGGCAAAGAAATCCGGCAAGTTTGATTATTCAGCCAAGGTACCCGGCCTGGAAGTCGTCGATAAATATACCTTGCGCATACACTTGACGCGTCCGGACTTCAACCTGCCCATGATACTGGCCTACACCGCCATGTCTGCTGTCGCACGTGAGGTCATAGAAAAATACCAGGACGTACAAGGTGCCGCCATGGCAAACCCGGTCGGCACTGGCCCTTTCAAACTGACTGAATGGGTACGCGGCTCAAAAATGGTATTGGATGCCAATCCGGATTTCCATACAACGATATGGGATTTCCAGGCCAGCTCTGACCCGAACGACCAAAAAATCATCGCGGCCATGAAAGGCAAGCGCATGCCGCAAATCGGTCGCGTTGTCGTCAATGTGATATTGGAAGATCAGTCTCGCCTGCTGGCATTCCAGAAAGATGAAATTGATTTGTTCCAGCTCTACGGCGGCCTGGCACCTCAGGTATTGAATGGTCCTGACCTGAAACCTGAATTTGTCAAACGCGGCATACAGATGTCGCGCATTGTCGATCCTGAGCTGACTATCTATTACTGGAATATGCAAGACCCGGTGTTTGGCGGCCTGAGCAAAGAGAAAGTCGCCTTGCGCCGCGCCATGGCCATGGCACACAATGTCGAAGAAGAAATTCGCATCGTCGATAATGGTCATGCTATTCCCCTGCAATATCCTATTCCTCCTGGCGTCGTGGGGCATGATCCTAACTACAAAAGCAGCATCCAATACAATCCTGCCGCTGCCAATGCCCTACTCGACAAGTTTGGCTACAAAAAAGGCAAGGATGGTTATCGCACCATGCCAGATGGCAGCCCGCTGGAAATTGTGCACACTGCCCAGACCGAATCACGCGGCCATTTGCAGGCTGAAGTCTGGAAAAAATCCTATGACGGCATAGGCATCAGGATGCGCGCCGAATTCCGCCCTTTTGCTGAAATCCTCAAAGCTGAAAAGCAGTGCCAGTTGATGCAGCGCATTTCGCCATGGATAGCGGACTATCCCGATGGCGACAATTTCATGCAGCTGTTTTACGGCAAAAACATCCACATGAATAATAATGGCTGTGTCACCATTCCTGAATATGACAAGCTGTATGAGCAATCACAAAAACTGGCTCCGGGGCCAGAACGCGACCTGTTGTATCACAAGATGACACGCATCATGGAACTGTATGCAGCCCAGCGCCTGGGTTATGCCCGCCACCGCATGATGCTGTCACAGCCACGCGTGATAGGGCACAAGAAACACCCCATCATGCATATAGAATGGATGCAGATAGACATCGACAAGAATAAATAG
- a CDS encoding ABC transporter substrate-binding protein has protein sequence MRHQTVACIFTMLLSTFPLQIAQAANPADLNKVVRQAFEAADDGFDMAKTQNFYSGWVSEAIFEPLLSYDYLSRPARLLPLSAESMPEVTEQGKVFTFKIKPGIYFAPDPAFKGKKHELTAQDYVYTFKRLLDPVNRSPNASFIEGKIVGLDDVAAKAKKTGKFDYDVPVAGLKAVNKYTLRIELKATDYNFLYVVAYGGFGAVAREIIEAYGDQTGLHPVGTGPYMVEKYLPRSKIVLTANPEYRGYTWDFKSTGSARDEEIVKQMKGKKMPQVGKVDISIIEEEQSRWLAFQDSQLDIDKLPQSAATAALDGIALKPELVNQGIKMDRVTDAGIVFTIFNMRDPVVGGYTKEKIALRRAIGMAYSYEDEIAQMRLGQAIRSEMIIPKDVVGYDPAYRSSLAYDIKLANKLLDHFGYKRGADGYRNNPDGSPLTLKKTVEPAAIYKVQSEIYKRGLDKIGLRIEFPVSNFADNLKAASACKLNMWGGAWNADFPDGENFLQLLYGPKAGAGNHACYESPAYDALFRKAVSLPLGEERNKVYAQMNRQVEADTPWIVHTSRIRSWLYRPWITGYKKHPILHSDWAFIDVEKH, from the coding sequence ATGCGTCACCAGACAGTTGCTTGCATTTTCACTATGCTGCTATCGACATTTCCCTTGCAAATTGCTCAGGCAGCCAATCCTGCGGACCTCAATAAAGTAGTCAGACAAGCCTTTGAAGCTGCGGATGACGGTTTTGACATGGCTAAAACCCAGAATTTCTATTCTGGCTGGGTCAGCGAGGCCATCTTCGAGCCTTTACTAAGTTATGACTACCTCTCCCGCCCCGCCCGTCTCCTCCCACTTTCAGCAGAAAGCATGCCAGAGGTGACCGAACAGGGAAAAGTATTTACCTTCAAGATCAAGCCCGGCATTTACTTTGCTCCCGACCCAGCATTCAAGGGTAAAAAACATGAGCTGACCGCGCAAGACTATGTTTACACCTTCAAGCGCCTGCTTGACCCGGTTAACCGTTCGCCAAATGCCAGCTTCATCGAAGGCAAGATTGTGGGCCTCGATGATGTCGCAGCCAAGGCAAAGAAAACAGGTAAATTTGATTATGATGTACCTGTTGCCGGCCTGAAAGCCGTTAACAAATACACATTAAGAATAGAATTAAAAGCGACTGATTACAATTTTCTGTACGTCGTCGCCTATGGTGGCTTTGGTGCCGTGGCGAGAGAAATCATCGAAGCTTATGGTGACCAAACTGGGCTGCACCCCGTCGGCACCGGGCCATATATGGTGGAGAAATACCTGCCGCGCAGCAAGATCGTGCTGACCGCCAACCCGGAATACCGTGGCTACACCTGGGATTTCAAATCGACAGGCAGCGCCCGCGATGAAGAAATCGTCAAGCAAATGAAGGGCAAGAAAATGCCTCAGGTGGGGAAAGTCGATATCAGCATCATAGAAGAAGAGCAATCGCGCTGGCTGGCTTTTCAGGATTCGCAACTGGATATCGACAAGCTGCCGCAAAGTGCAGCAACGGCAGCACTGGATGGAATTGCATTAAAACCTGAGCTGGTAAATCAGGGCATCAAGATGGACAGGGTCACAGATGCTGGTATTGTATTTACAATTTTCAATATGCGTGACCCCGTTGTTGGCGGCTACACCAAGGAAAAAATCGCCCTGCGTCGCGCGATAGGCATGGCTTACAGCTATGAGGATGAAATCGCCCAGATGCGCCTGGGACAGGCCATACGCTCGGAAATGATTATTCCTAAAGACGTAGTTGGCTATGACCCTGCCTATCGCAGCAGCCTGGCTTACGACATCAAGCTGGCCAATAAACTGCTCGACCATTTTGGCTATAAACGTGGAGCGGATGGATACAGAAATAATCCTGACGGCAGCCCGCTCACCCTCAAAAAAACCGTGGAACCCGCTGCCATCTATAAAGTTCAGTCTGAGATTTATAAACGTGGCCTGGATAAAATCGGCTTGCGCATCGAATTCCCGGTCAGTAATTTCGCTGACAATCTGAAAGCGGCTTCCGCCTGCAAGTTGAATATGTGGGGTGGTGCCTGGAATGCCGACTTTCCTGATGGCGAAAACTTCCTGCAATTACTCTACGGCCCCAAAGCCGGTGCAGGCAACCATGCCTGCTATGAGTCGCCCGCCTATGATGCACTGTTCCGCAAGGCAGTATCGCTGCCGCTGGGTGAGGAGCGTAATAAGGTATATGCACAAATGAACCGTCAGGTTGAAGCTGATACACCATGGATCGTGCACACTTCCCGCATCCGTAGCTGGTTGTACCGCCCCTGGATTACTGGCTATAAAAAACATCCCATCTTGCATTCTGACTGGGCATTCATTGATGTAGAAAAACATTAA
- a CDS encoding energy transducer TonB codes for MDFSNRQQEPGKKFVGLGLVIAFHVLVVYALVSGLARKAMEVVIKPAEVKLVEEVKPPPPPPDTPPPPPPKLLAPPPPFIPPPEVQVQQPVQQQPAISAVSNVKPENPTFTKTQAPPAPVAETKATGPVTIPGVIDFNVGGCKPEYPRASLRNEETGTVLLSVLIGADGSVADVKIDKSSGFRGLDNAVKSQLMSGSCKNKPGTVDGKPQQTWAKVQYVWKLE; via the coding sequence ATGGATTTTTCAAATCGCCAGCAAGAGCCGGGGAAGAAGTTTGTAGGCTTAGGGCTGGTTATCGCATTTCACGTACTGGTGGTATATGCCCTGGTATCTGGATTGGCGCGCAAAGCGATGGAAGTGGTGATCAAGCCAGCAGAAGTCAAGCTGGTAGAAGAAGTGAAGCCACCGCCACCACCGCCAGACACCCCGCCGCCGCCACCGCCAAAATTGTTGGCCCCGCCGCCACCGTTCATTCCGCCACCGGAAGTCCAGGTCCAGCAGCCGGTTCAGCAACAGCCAGCGATATCAGCGGTATCGAATGTCAAGCCAGAAAACCCGACATTCACCAAGACCCAGGCCCCACCTGCACCAGTTGCAGAAACCAAGGCCACAGGTCCCGTCACGATACCAGGCGTGATCGACTTCAACGTCGGTGGATGCAAACCGGAATATCCGCGTGCCTCCCTGCGTAATGAAGAAACCGGCACCGTCCTGTTGTCCGTCCTGATTGGTGCAGATGGTTCTGTTGCCGACGTCAAGATCGACAAATCCAGCGGCTTCCGCGGTCTCGACAATGCGGTTAAATCCCAGTTGATGTCAGGTTCCTGCAAAAACAAACCAGGTACCGTCGATGGCAAACCACAACAGACCTGGGCCAAGGTTCAGTATGTATGGAAGCTCGAGTAA
- a CDS encoding MotA/TolQ/ExbB proton channel family protein, producing the protein MKTRFSAFLAATLLALTAAVAVAPVSAQESASAAASTPAPAAEAAPAPAAPADAGAPAAPAAAKEMVENPYGLDALWKTGDFVAKGTLIIMVIMSMGSWYILITKIIDQVKLSGQATDARSKFWKAASVQAGAASLKEGSPFRFIADSGIKATEHHEGALLEQIDLNTWVSMSIQRAVDKVQSRLQDGLAFLATVGSTAPFVGLFGTVWGIYHALTAIGMSGQASIDKVAGPVGEALIMTAIGLAVAVPAVLGYNFLVRRNKSAMEEVRAFSADLHSVVLSGNMGKTAAKK; encoded by the coding sequence ATGAAAACCCGTTTCTCCGCATTCCTGGCTGCAACACTCCTGGCCTTGACAGCCGCCGTTGCCGTCGCCCCTGTTTCTGCACAGGAATCCGCCTCCGCTGCCGCATCTACACCAGCCCCTGCTGCTGAAGCAGCCCCGGCACCAGCCGCTCCAGCAGACGCTGGCGCCCCGGCAGCACCAGCAGCCGCCAAAGAAATGGTAGAAAACCCATACGGTCTCGATGCTCTCTGGAAAACCGGTGACTTCGTTGCCAAAGGCACCCTCATCATCATGGTCATCATGTCCATGGGCAGCTGGTACATCCTCATCACCAAAATCATTGACCAGGTCAAACTGTCCGGTCAAGCCACAGATGCCCGTTCCAAATTCTGGAAAGCAGCCTCTGTCCAAGCCGGTGCCGCTTCTTTGAAAGAAGGCAGCCCATTCCGCTTCATCGCTGACTCTGGCATCAAAGCCACAGAACACCATGAAGGCGCGCTGCTCGAACAAATCGATCTGAACACCTGGGTCTCCATGTCCATCCAGCGCGCTGTCGATAAAGTTCAAAGCCGCCTGCAAGACGGCCTGGCTTTCCTGGCGACAGTTGGTTCCACAGCACCGTTCGTTGGTCTGTTCGGTACCGTATGGGGTATTTACCATGCGCTGACAGCGATTGGTATGTCCGGTCAGGCCTCTATCGACAAAGTGGCGGGTCCTGTTGGTGAAGCGCTGATCATGACCGCGATTGGTCTGGCTGTCGCTGTTCCTGCTGTATTGGGTTACAACTTCCTGGTCCGTCGCAACAAGAGCGCTATGGAAGAAGTCCGTGCCTTCTCCGCTGACCTGCACTCCGTTGTTCTGTCCGGCAATATGGGCAAAACGGCTGCCAAGAAGTAA
- a CDS encoding biopolymer transporter ExbD, translated as MAMAIGNDGDGEDEVNSTINTTPLVDVMLVLLIIFLITTPVITDTVKLKLPAETNVIYKTKPENITLSVNKDGDLYWNGSMKPLAGTDALFEKLKVEAVKIPQPELHIRGDQNTRYEFIGKSILTAQRAGIAKVGFVIEPPPRN; from the coding sequence ATGGCAATGGCAATTGGTAATGATGGAGATGGTGAAGACGAAGTCAACAGCACCATCAACACCACCCCGCTGGTCGACGTCATGCTGGTATTGCTGATCATCTTCCTGATCACCACCCCGGTGATTACAGATACGGTCAAGCTGAAATTACCGGCAGAAACCAACGTGATTTACAAAACCAAACCGGAAAACATCACCCTGTCGGTGAACAAGGATGGTGATCTGTACTGGAACGGCAGCATGAAGCCGCTGGCAGGCACGGATGCCCTGTTTGAAAAGCTCAAGGTAGAAGCAGTCAAGATCCCGCAACCTGAGTTGCATATCCGTGGAGATCAGAATACCCGCTATGAGTTTATTGGCAAAAGTATCCTGACGGCACAACGTGCCGGTATCGCCAAGGTCGGTTTCGTGATTGAACCGCCTCCACGGAACTAA
- a CDS encoding biopolymer transporter ExbD, with translation MGMQIGSGGGSADPEVMIEMNMTPLIDVMLVLIIMLIITIPIQNHAVNLNMPTGTPPPPTVEPVVVNIDVDFDGTVSWNGTAVDHAQLEAKLAESAAMPAANQPEIHLRPVAVVPYKSVAAVMAAAQRLGVTKIGMVGNEQFLK, from the coding sequence ATGGGTATGCAAATTGGTTCCGGCGGTGGCTCAGCCGATCCGGAAGTGATGATAGAAATGAACATGACGCCGCTGATTGACGTCATGCTGGTATTGATCATCATGTTGATTATTACCATTCCTATTCAGAATCACGCAGTGAACCTGAATATGCCGACAGGCACGCCACCGCCACCAACAGTAGAACCAGTCGTCGTCAATATCGACGTCGATTTTGATGGTACGGTGTCCTGGAATGGTACGGCAGTCGATCATGCACAGCTGGAAGCGAAATTGGCTGAATCGGCAGCAATGCCTGCAGCAAACCAGCCAGAGATCCACCTGCGTCCGGTTGCTGTTGTACCTTACAAATCCGTGGCTGCGGTCATGGCAGCGGCACAGCGTCTTGGTGTGACCAAGATCGGTATGGTCGGGAATGAGCAGTTCCTGAAGTGA
- a CDS encoding tetratricopeptide repeat protein gives MKQLRLSRIAVLFAAIGFAAAPELTNIAANQAYAQESLRPEIAKIVHGAGELYKAKKFREALSKIHEADSVGGKTVNENFTIERMRLSIASAAGDNDTVIRSAETIVSANKLGGKEQLQMIQVLANGYFKAGNYGKAAQWYNRYYADGGTDPSLRPYLTQAMLQSGDSAKAMKEINAELAADEKAGRTPSLTNLEYQSNDALKRKDMATYSSALEKMVAYHGKKEYWVNLLNNIERKPGYSERFKLDLMRLKLALGQITKSADYMDMSLFAIQAGFPAEATKVIDAGYKAGALGEGKDADRHKRLRDMANKTQAETTKGLAASEAEAKAAKDGNALVNIGYGYVTAGNYDKGIAMIEEGIAKGGLKQEDDAKLHLGIAQLQAGKKANAIKTLKTVKGTDGSGDLARYWVIYANQSGK, from the coding sequence ATGAAGCAACTTCGCTTGTCTCGTATTGCTGTATTGTTTGCAGCTATTGGCTTTGCCGCCGCTCCAGAATTAACAAATATCGCAGCAAATCAAGCTTATGCTCAAGAGTCCTTGCGTCCTGAGATTGCCAAAATTGTGCACGGCGCTGGTGAATTGTACAAAGCGAAGAAATTCAGGGAAGCGCTGTCCAAGATTCATGAAGCCGACAGCGTAGGCGGCAAGACAGTCAATGAAAATTTCACGATAGAGCGCATGCGCCTGTCTATCGCTTCTGCTGCTGGTGATAATGACACCGTGATCCGTTCAGCAGAAACCATCGTTTCTGCAAACAAGCTGGGTGGTAAAGAGCAGTTGCAAATGATACAGGTGCTGGCGAATGGCTATTTCAAAGCCGGTAACTACGGCAAAGCTGCACAATGGTATAACCGTTATTATGCTGATGGCGGTACAGATCCTTCGCTGCGTCCTTACCTCACACAAGCCATGTTGCAGAGCGGTGACAGTGCAAAGGCCATGAAGGAAATCAATGCTGAACTGGCAGCAGATGAAAAGGCAGGCCGCACACCAAGTCTGACCAATCTGGAATACCAGTCCAATGACGCATTGAAGCGTAAAGACATGGCTACCTATTCCAGTGCGCTGGAAAAAATGGTCGCCTACCATGGCAAGAAAGAGTACTGGGTCAACCTGCTCAATAACATCGAGAGAAAGCCAGGCTATTCCGAGCGTTTCAAACTCGATTTGATGCGCCTGAAACTGGCTTTGGGTCAAATTACCAAGAGCGCTGACTACATGGACATGTCCTTGTTTGCTATCCAGGCTGGTTTCCCGGCAGAAGCAACCAAAGTCATCGATGCAGGCTACAAGGCTGGTGCACTGGGTGAAGGCAAGGATGCCGACCGTCACAAACGTTTGCGCGACATGGCAAACAAGACCCAGGCAGAAACTACCAAAGGCCTGGCAGCTAGCGAAGCTGAAGCCAAGGCAGCCAAGGATGGCAATGCACTGGTCAATATCGGCTATGGTTATGTGACTGCCGGTAATTACGACAAAGGCATCGCCATGATTGAAGAGGGCATAGCCAAAGGTGGCCTCAAGCAGGAAGATGATGCCAAATTGCACTTGGGTATTGCGCAACTGCAGGCAGGCAAAAAAGCCAATGCAATCAAAACACTGAAAACGGTAAAGGGAACAGATGGCTCAGGCGATCTGGCACGTTACTGGGTGATTTACGCGAATCAGTCTGGCAAATAA
- a CDS encoding GGDEF domain-containing protein — MYLDKTILERLKLFRETDYRIEDIHLFRDITEDNRQLIADIIKDCRVVRAYTGQVVLDANSSGAKLYIVLKGALGVSRITEESNQLENTITQYLPGECVGEISVLDEEIHSATISAISESELLLIEAETLWRLIDESNGVARNLLQLLSFRIRAANAQIRSRQKVGEFYRQLSMVDGLTGLHNRAWLNAQLPGMVQHAHATGAALSIIMVDLDHFKRFNDEHGHLLGDDALQTAAKVLNAGLRPSDFAARYGGEEMMVILPGANHKSALGVAQRLCNRLAKTKVFIDRQKPLPHITGSFGVATLSTGQDSNELISCADAALYRAKDSGRNQVAS, encoded by the coding sequence ATGTATCTGGATAAAACGATTTTGGAACGACTCAAGCTTTTCAGGGAAACGGATTATCGTATTGAGGATATCCACCTTTTCCGCGACATTACCGAAGACAACAGACAACTTATTGCCGACATCATCAAGGATTGCAGGGTGGTTCGCGCCTATACTGGCCAGGTTGTACTGGACGCCAACAGCTCAGGAGCGAAACTGTATATCGTACTCAAAGGTGCACTCGGCGTCAGCCGCATTACCGAAGAAAGCAATCAGCTGGAAAATACCATCACGCAGTATCTGCCGGGTGAATGCGTAGGCGAAATCTCGGTTCTGGATGAAGAAATTCATTCAGCAACCATCTCTGCCATCAGTGAAAGCGAATTATTACTGATAGAAGCAGAAACCCTGTGGCGCCTGATTGATGAGTCCAATGGTGTTGCCCGCAATCTCTTGCAACTGCTGTCTTTCCGCATACGTGCAGCTAATGCACAAATTCGCAGCCGTCAGAAAGTGGGGGAATTCTATCGCCAGCTATCGATGGTAGATGGGCTGACTGGCTTGCATAACCGCGCCTGGCTAAACGCACAATTGCCTGGCATGGTGCAGCATGCCCATGCTACTGGCGCAGCCCTGAGCATCATCATGGTTGATCTGGATCACTTCAAGCGCTTTAATGATGAGCACGGCCATTTGCTGGGTGACGATGCCTTGCAAACGGCTGCAAAAGTATTGAATGCAGGCTTGCGCCCCAGTGACTTTGCAGCCCGCTACGGCGGTGAAGAAATGATGGTTATACTACCTGGTGCCAATCATAAATCAGCATTGGGGGTTGCGCAAAGACTGTGCAACCGCCTGGCAAAAACCAAGGTATTTATTGATCGTCAAAAGCCACTGCCGCATATCACCGGCTCATTTGGTGTAGCAACTTTGAGCACCGGCCAAGATAGCAATGAGCTCATCAGTTGTGCTGATGCGGCTTTGTATCGCGCCAAAGACAGCGGGCGCAATCAAGTCGCCAGTTGA
- a CDS encoding HDOD domain-containing protein has translation MTDINEFKVQLEDVVKKIKDLPTLPEVAMEMLQNLDDEESSLDMVTEKIALDQSITAKLLRLANSSYYGNNSKVVTLQQATAMLGVKNVKNLIRTTTLSNKFPTEKCPAFDFKAFWRHSIATAICAELISRALHMKHDFAFTAGLLHDIGKLVLVTCYPANYEQVLRYQKEADCLLIEAERHILHIDHVDAGLALATHWNFSEAVCDAIRGHHHPEQENLNVLASVVHVANAIVHALDLAQDENDILPLLLQAAWDTLGLGEADYLSIFRETEMRFDAMDQIVL, from the coding sequence ATGACCGATATCAATGAATTCAAGGTACAACTGGAAGACGTGGTAAAAAAAATCAAGGACTTGCCCACCCTGCCAGAAGTTGCGATGGAGATGCTGCAAAATCTTGATGATGAAGAAAGCAGCCTGGACATGGTGACTGAAAAAATCGCCCTTGATCAATCAATCACGGCGAAATTATTGAGGCTGGCCAATTCGTCTTACTATGGCAATAACTCCAAAGTAGTGACCTTGCAGCAGGCGACTGCCATGCTGGGTGTCAAGAATGTAAAAAACCTGATTCGCACAACAACCCTGTCGAACAAGTTTCCTACTGAGAAATGTCCTGCATTTGATTTCAAGGCATTCTGGCGTCACAGCATTGCCACAGCGATTTGTGCTGAGCTGATCTCGCGTGCACTGCACATGAAGCATGATTTTGCCTTTACTGCGGGTCTGTTGCATGACATAGGCAAGCTGGTACTGGTGACCTGCTACCCGGCGAATTATGAACAGGTTCTGCGTTATCAAAAAGAGGCAGATTGTCTGCTCATCGAAGCTGAACGGCATATCCTGCACATCGATCATGTCGATGCAGGGCTGGCACTGGCAACACACTGGAACTTTTCTGAGGCAGTGTGTGATGCCATACGCGGTCACCATCATCCTGAACAAGAAAACCTGAACGTACTTGCTTCGGTCGTACATGTAGCAAATGCAATTGTGCACGCACTTGACCTTGCCCAGGATGAAAACGATATCCTGCCCTTGCTGTTGCAGGCTGCTTGGGATACGCTAGGGCTTGGTGAAGCTGACTACCTGAGCATTTTTCGCGAAACTGAAATGCGTTTCGATGCCATGGATCAGATCGTACTCTGA
- a CDS encoding DUF1345 domain-containing protein: MLLTLALGSLAAVLLPGAQSLITRALCGWNVAVWTYLLLMAWLMMGADKHAVRKMAQQEDESAVAVLVLMSLAATLSLLAIIHELSGMAGASREERAIKYLFACSTVLGSWLLLGVIFCFHYALQFYNAPPDKPALRFPEEECIPDFWDFLYFSFTIAVAAQTSDVTVMNRQTRKTVLAQSVLSFFFNVAVVGFSINIAASLVGN, translated from the coding sequence TTGTTACTTACCTTGGCTCTGGGCAGCCTGGCAGCGGTATTGTTGCCTGGGGCGCAGTCCCTGATCACCCGTGCCCTTTGTGGCTGGAATGTAGCCGTGTGGACTTATCTTTTGTTGATGGCCTGGCTGATGATGGGGGCAGACAAGCATGCTGTACGTAAGATGGCGCAGCAGGAAGATGAAAGTGCAGTAGCTGTATTGGTATTGATGTCACTGGCAGCAACCCTGAGCCTGCTGGCCATCATCCACGAATTATCCGGTATGGCAGGTGCCAGTAGAGAGGAGAGGGCGATCAAATACTTGTTTGCCTGCAGCACGGTGTTGGGTTCGTGGCTGTTGCTGGGGGTGATTTTTTGTTTTCACTATGCATTGCAGTTTTATAACGCTCCACCAGACAAGCCAGCCTTGCGTTTCCCGGAAGAGGAGTGCATACCAGATTTCTGGGACTTCCTGTATTTTTCATTCACCATCGCCGTTGCCGCACAAACTTCTGATGTGACCGTGATGAACAGGCAGACACGCAAGACTGTGCTTGCTCAGTCAGTACTCAGTTTCTTCTTTAATGTGGCTGTGGTTGGTTTTTCCATTAATATTGCTGCCAGCCTGGTAGGTAATTAG